Genomic DNA from Burkholderia plantarii:
ACGCTTGGCAACGGCGCCCTGTTTCGCATCTCGCGAATCGGCCCCGACGGGTTTCCCGACGTCACCTTCCCCGGCATTCCCTATCCGGTGGTCGTGATGATCGTGCTATTCGTGGGCGTGTCCGTGCTGCTGTCGAAGACCTCGCTCGGGCGCCACATCTACGCGGTCGGCTCGAACGCGGAGGCGGCGCGGCTGTCCGGCGTCGACGTGCGCGGCGTGACGCTGTTCACCTACGTGCTCTCCGGCGCGATGGCCGGCGTGACGGGCTGCATCCTGATGTCGCGTCTCGTGACCGGGCAGCCCAACGAAGGCGTCATGTACGAACTCGACGCGATCGCCAGCTCGGTGATCGGCGGCACCTCGCTGATGGGCGGCGTCGGCACGATCTCGGGCACCGCGATCGGATCGTTCGTGATCGGCGTGCTGCGCAACGGCCTGAACATGAACGGCGTGTCGAGCTTCATCCAGCAGATCATCATCGGCGTCGTGATCCTGGGCACGGTCTGGATCGACCAGTTGCGCAACCGGAAGCGGTAATCCCGCGAGGCGCATTTCCCGAAGTGCATTTCCCACAGGCAGTCCAATAACACGAGACAGGAGCGAGACATGCGGAAACTTTCCCTGCTGGCGGTAGCGGCGATGGCGTGCGCGGCATTCAGTACCGGCGCGGTGGCGGCGGGCGGCGAGATCGCCGTGATCGTCAAGACGGTCAATTCGAACTACTGGCAAAACGTGCAGAAGGGCGCGAAGGCGGCGCTCGACGGCGCGCCGGGCTACACGATGACGTTCCAGGGGCCGGCGGCCGAATCGAACATCGCCGACGAGGTGAACATGGTGGAAAACGCCGTCAACCGGCATGTGGCCGGCATCGTGCTGGCCGCGTCCGATCCCGACGCGCTGGTGCCCGCCATCAAGAAGGCATGGGAAGCGCATATCCCGGTGGTGCTGATCGATTCGCCGGTCTCGGCGTCGGGCAAGCCGTACTACCAGTCGTTCCTGTCGACCGACAACGAGAAGGCCGGCGAACTGTGCGCCAAGGCGCTGATCGACCGCGTGGGCCAGACCGGCAAGATCGCCGTCATGTCCTACGTGCCCGGCGCCGGCTCGGAAGTGGGCCGCGTGGGCGGCTTCCGCAAATACATCGCGGCGCACTCGAAGCTGCAGATCGTCGGCCCGTACTACTCGCAGTCGCAAATGGCGACGGCACTGAACCAGACGACCGACGTGCTGTCGGCGAACGCCGACCTGAAGGGCATATTCGGCGCGAACGAGCCGACCGCGGTGGGCATGGGCCGCGCGCTCAAGCAGGCCGGCAAGGCGGGCAAGATCATCGCCATCGGCTTCGACGGCAACGAGGACCTGCAGGGCTTCGTGCGCGACGGCACGCTCCAGGCGATCGCCGTGCAGGGCTCGTGGCAGATGGGCAACCGGGGCATCCAGACCGTCGTCGGCGTCATCGAACGCAAGCCGGTGGCGAAGTTCGTCGATACCGGAGTCGTCATGATCGACAAGCAGAACCTCGATTCGAAGGAAGCGAAAGACGTCCTCTATTGAGGCCGCGCCCGCCGCCCCGCTCAACGCCGGTTCGTCATTTTCCCGCCCGCATCATGAACGCTCACGATATCCGCGCCCTGCCCCGCAACGGACTGCCGCTGACGGTCCTCGGCCTCGGCTGCTCGCAGCTGGGCGGCCTCTACGAGGCCATGCCGGACACCGAGGCCGAGGCGCTGATGGATGCGGCCTGGGCCGCCGGCCTGCGCTACTTCGATTCCGCGCCGTTCTACGGCTACACGCTGTCGGAGCACCGCGCGGGGCGCGCGCTCGCGGCACGCCCGCGCGACGCGTTCATCTTGAGCACCAAGGTGGGCCGCCTGATGCGGCCGGACCCGGGCGTGCGGCCCGGCGACGACGGCTGGGCCGCGCCGCTGCCGTTCCGCCCCGTCTTCGACTACAGCTACGACGGCATCCTGCGCTCCCACGACGACAGCCGGCAGCGGCTCGGCCTGGCGAGGATCGACGTGCTGTACGTCCACGACATCGGCCGCATGACGCACGGCGAGCGCCACGCGCACCACTGGCACAGCCTGACCAAGGGCGGCGGATTCCGTGCGCTCGAGGCGCTGCGCGCGGCCGGCGAGATCGGCGCCGTCGGCCTCGGCGTCAACGAGTGGGAAGTGGCCGCCGACGCCCTGGACGAGACGGCGCTCGACGTGATCCTGCTGGCCGGCCGCTACACGCTGCTCGAACAGACGGCGCTCGCGCCGCTGCTCGACCGCTGCGTTCGGACGCGCACGGGCCTCGTCGTCGGCGGCGTGTTCAACTCCGGCGTGCTCGCCGGCAACGGCAAATTCAACTATGCCGACGCGCCCGCCGACGTCGTCGACAAAGTGGCGCGGCTCGCGGCCGCCTGCGAGCGCTTCGCGGTCCCGCTGCCGGCCGCGGCGCTGCAGTTCCCGTTCGCGCATCCGGCGGTGGTGTCGTGCGTGACCGGCGCGCGCAGCGTGGCGCAGTTGCAGCAGAACATCGCCTGGCTCGAACGCGACATTCCCGACGCACTGTGGGACGCGCTCCGGCGCGAGGCGCTGATCGACGATGCCGCGCCGGTGCCGCGGAGCGCGACATGATGCCGGGCGTCGACGCTCACCGCCACGATCGGCGGAAGCTGGCCGACCGCCGCAACGGCTGCGCCGACGGGCCGGCCGCCTGCGAGAAACACGGCGGGCGTGCCTTCGGCCACGATGCCGCTCTCGACCGGACCGGCGCGGCGGCCGGGCGTGTCGTTTCCACGGGACCGGTCCGTCGGGCCGGTCCATTCGATTTCAATGAAAGGAGCTTCCATGCTTAGCGTGATCTGCGAAGCGCCCGGCGTGCTGCGGGCACTGCAACGCGACCTGCCCGTGCGCGGCAGCGGCGAAATTCTGTTGCGCGTGAGCCGGGTCGGCATTTGCGGCACCGACCTGCACATCTTCACCGGCAATCAGCCGTACCTCGAATATCCGCGCGTGATGGGACACGAGCTGTCGGCGGTCGTCGTCGAGGCCGAGCCCGGTTCCGGTTTCGACGCGGGCGACGGCGTCTACGTCATGCCCTATCTGTCGTGCGGACACTGCGTGGCCTGCCGCCAGGGCAAAACCAACTGCTGCGTCGACATCAAGGTGCTGGGCGTGCATCGGGACGGCGCCCTGACCGAGTATCTGAGCGTTCCCGCGCAGTTCGTGCACAAGGCCGAGGGCATATCGCTCGACCAGGCCGCGATGCTCGAATTCCTGGCCATCGGCGCGCACGCCGTGCGGCGCGCGGACGTGCAGCCGGGCCAACGCGTGCTGGTCGTCGGCGCGGGGCCGATCGGCATGGCGGCGATGATCTTCGCCAGGTTGCGCGGCGGCACGGTGACCTGCCTCGATACGCGCGCCGACCGCCTGGCGTTCTGCCGGTCGCAGCTCGGCATCGAGGCGACGGTGCCGGTGGGCGACGGCGACGCGGCCCAGCTGGCCGCGCTGACGAACGGCGAATTTTTCGACGTCGTGTTCGATGCGACCGGCAACATCGACGCCATGAACCGCGGCTTCGCGTTCGTCGCGCACGGCGGCCGGTACGTGTTGATCTCGATCGTGCCGGGCCAGGTGACGTTCTCCGATCCGGAATTCCACAAGCGCGAGATGACGCTGCTGGCGAGCCGCAACGCCACCGCCGCCGATTTCGACACCGTGCTGGCGGCGATGCGCGACGGGCACGTTCCCGACCAGGCGCTGAACACGCACCGCATGCGGCTGGCCGAGGTGCCCGAGGCGCTGCCGCGGCTGCTCGATCCGGGGCAGACCGTGGTCAAGGCGCTCGTCGAGTGCTGACCGGCATGACCAAGCCATCAGGACCCGCCGCATGAGCGTCCCCATCCTTCAGTTCGGCACCAGCCGCTTCCTGCTCGCGCACGTCGCCTTCTTCGTGTCCGAGGCGCTCGCGCGCGGCGAGGCGATCGGCGGCATCGGCGTGGTGCAGACCACCTCGAACCCGTCGAGCCGCGCCCGCATCGACGCGCTGGCCGCGACGGGCCGTTATCCGGTGCGCATCCGCGGCCGGGCCGACGGCGTCGCGATCGAGCGCGTGGTCGAGTGCCATGCCGTCCGCCGGGCCTGGACGGCCTCGACCGATTGGGCCGCGATCCGCCGGGCCGTCGTCGACGACGTGCGCGTGATCGTGTCGAACACGGCCGACGCCGGCTACCGGCTCGACGAACGCGACTCGGCCGACGTGCTCGCCGACGCGACACGGGTGCCGCACAGCTTTCCGGCGAAGCTGCTGACGCTGCTGCATGCGCGCTGGCGGGAGCGCCCCGCCGACGGCGTCACGCTGCTGCCCTGCGAACTGATCGCGCGCAACGGCGACACGCTGCGCGACATCGTGCTGGGGCTGGCCCGGCAGTGGCATCTGCCGGACGGCTTGATCGCCTACCTGCTGCACACCTGCGTCTGGGTGAATTCGCTCGTGGACCGGATCGTGTCCGGGGCGATCGATCCGGTCGGCGCGATCGCCGAACCGTATGCGCTGTGGGCCGTCGAGCGTCACGCCGGCATGACGCTGCCCTGCACGCATGAGCAGATCGT
This window encodes:
- a CDS encoding D-mannonate oxidoreductase; translated protein: MSVPILQFGTSRFLLAHVAFFVSEALARGEAIGGIGVVQTTSNPSSRARIDALAATGRYPVRIRGRADGVAIERVVECHAVRRAWTASTDWAAIRRAVVDDVRVIVSNTADAGYRLDERDSADVLADATRVPHSFPAKLLTLLHARWRERPADGVTLLPCELIARNGDTLRDIVLGLARQWHLPDGLIAYLLHTCVWVNSLVDRIVSGAIDPVGAIAEPYALWAVERHAGMTLPCTHEQIVVTDDLAGHERLKLFFLNLGHTWLAEQWLRQGRPPDETVREAMGDPRLGDGIEHVWRDEVLPVFVALGQRDAAERYIDTVRDRLLNPYLDHRIADIANHHDEKIRRRIRPLIALADAHAPGHAQPRLRGLLAAHDLAQPS
- a CDS encoding aldo/keto reductase, giving the protein MNAHDIRALPRNGLPLTVLGLGCSQLGGLYEAMPDTEAEALMDAAWAAGLRYFDSAPFYGYTLSEHRAGRALAARPRDAFILSTKVGRLMRPDPGVRPGDDGWAAPLPFRPVFDYSYDGILRSHDDSRQRLGLARIDVLYVHDIGRMTHGERHAHHWHSLTKGGGFRALEALRAAGEIGAVGLGVNEWEVAADALDETALDVILLAGRYTLLEQTALAPLLDRCVRTRTGLVVGGVFNSGVLAGNGKFNYADAPADVVDKVARLAAACERFAVPLPAAALQFPFAHPAVVSCVTGARSVAQLQQNIAWLERDIPDALWDALRREALIDDAAPVPRSAT
- a CDS encoding zinc-binding alcohol dehydrogenase family protein, producing the protein MLSVICEAPGVLRALQRDLPVRGSGEILLRVSRVGICGTDLHIFTGNQPYLEYPRVMGHELSAVVVEAEPGSGFDAGDGVYVMPYLSCGHCVACRQGKTNCCVDIKVLGVHRDGALTEYLSVPAQFVHKAEGISLDQAAMLEFLAIGAHAVRRADVQPGQRVLVVGAGPIGMAAMIFARLRGGTVTCLDTRADRLAFCRSQLGIEATVPVGDGDAAQLAALTNGEFFDVVFDATGNIDAMNRGFAFVAHGGRYVLISIVPGQVTFSDPEFHKREMTLLASRNATAADFDTVLAAMRDGHVPDQALNTHRMRLAEVPEALPRLLDPGQTVVKALVEC
- a CDS encoding ABC transporter substrate-binding protein, with translation MRKLSLLAVAAMACAAFSTGAVAAGGEIAVIVKTVNSNYWQNVQKGAKAALDGAPGYTMTFQGPAAESNIADEVNMVENAVNRHVAGIVLAASDPDALVPAIKKAWEAHIPVVLIDSPVSASGKPYYQSFLSTDNEKAGELCAKALIDRVGQTGKIAVMSYVPGAGSEVGRVGGFRKYIAAHSKLQIVGPYYSQSQMATALNQTTDVLSANADLKGIFGANEPTAVGMGRALKQAGKAGKIIAIGFDGNEDLQGFVRDGTLQAIAVQGSWQMGNRGIQTVVGVIERKPVAKFVDTGVVMIDKQNLDSKEAKDVLY
- a CDS encoding ABC transporter permease, with protein sequence MLDITSDPTHVARQAAHQRRRDLIQKFAALGSLVALVIAFSLASPAFFSVDNLMTVCLQVTSIAYLGVAATCVIIAGGIDLSVGSVLALAGVSAALLAKSGVPVPAAMLCGILVGALCGIVNGICVTRMGLPPFIATLGMMLVARGLALQITGARPVSDLGDAFGTLGNGALFRISRIGPDGFPDVTFPGIPYPVVVMIVLFVGVSVLLSKTSLGRHIYAVGSNAEAARLSGVDVRGVTLFTYVLSGAMAGVTGCILMSRLVTGQPNEGVMYELDAIASSVIGGTSLMGGVGTISGTAIGSFVIGVLRNGLNMNGVSSFIQQIIIGVVILGTVWIDQLRNRKR